One window of the Prinia subflava isolate CZ2003 ecotype Zambia chromosome 1, Cam_Psub_1.2, whole genome shotgun sequence genome contains the following:
- the BLOC1S5 gene encoding biogenesis of lysosome-related organelles complex 1 subunit 5: MRPLLSLLCLNTRGSLTPLLAGRVPSPFPGPVRASAPHERPHSRARGGFAALGGGSRGRRGAMTSRRGPAEAVPGGSRAGPGQSRGGPGCAARAMSGAGPASPGRSAAPAPPPADRRRDSPAAGSPIQPIIKDVGEVYSRLLDHRPVIQGEIRYFVKEFEEKRGLRELRVLENLKNTIFETNERVLPKCEQAMQDNLNETFKRLQAANAMIHRLQEREYEARKLQADKVMAREEKCIAHWEEFMKEQQHKRAEVDEEHRKAMERLKEQYSEMEKELAKYVSF, translated from the exons ATGAGgcctctcctgagcctcctctgcCTAAACACCCGCGGTTCCCTCACACCGCTGCTCGCAGGacgtgtccccagcccctttCCCGGCCCCGTGCGCGCCTCTGCCCCACACGAGCGGCCCCACAGCCGCGCCCGCGGAGGGTTCGCGGCTCTCGGGGGCGGCTCCCGCGGCCGGCGCGGCGCGATGACCTcacggcggggcccggcggAAGCTGTGCCGGGAGGGAGCCGGGCAGGAccggggcagagccggggcggcccgggctgtgctgcccGGGCTatgagcggggccgggcccgcgtCCCCCGGCCGCAgcgccgcgccggccccgccgcccgccgaCAGGAGACGGGACTCTCCGGCCGCCGGGTCCCCGATCCAGCCCATCATAAAGG ATGTTGGGGAAGTCTATTCAAGACTGCTGGATCACCGACCAGTCATTCAGGGAGAAATACGTTACTTTGTTAAAGAATTTGAA GAAAAGCGTGGCCTCCGAGAACTGCGAGTACTTGAAAATCTAAAAAATACGATCTTTGAAACAAATGAACGTGTTCTTCCGAAGTGTGAGCAGGCCATGCAAGACAATTTGAATGAAACCTTCAAGAGAT TGCAAGCTGCCAACGCTATGATCCATAGACTCCAAGAGAGGGAGTATGAAGCAAGAAAG CTGCAGGCAGACAAGGTGATGGCTCGTGAAGAGAAGTGCATTGCCCACTGGGAGGAGTTCatgaaagagcagcagcacaagcgTGCAGAGGTGGACGAAGAGCACAGAAAAGCCATGGAGCGCCTCAAAGAGCAGTATTCTGAGATGGAGAAGGAACTGGCCAAATACGTTTCTTTTTAA